ATTTTTGTGGTCCGCAAGACCAAGGCGCAGATCCTCGAACTCATTACCGTATGGGCAGCGCTTGAGAGCATGTCGGCACGGCTGGCGGCAGCGCGCGCCAGTGACAAGGACCTCGTTCAGCTGAAGCGCGTCTATGGCGGCGATGAGAGCGAAGACGATGTCTCCGAATATTCGGAGAAGAACGTCGCCTTCCACCAGGCCATCATCCGGCTCGGCGGCAACAAGCAGATCATGGATCTGTCGGACAATCTTATTTTGCACATGCGGGCGATCCGGGCGGTGTCGATCCGCCAGGAGGGCCGCTTTGAGACCTCGCGGCGCGAGCATGCGGGGATCATCGCCGCGCTTGAAGCGCGCGATGGCGACCGGGCGGAACGGCTGGTGCGCGAGCACACTCTGGGGCTCGGCACGCATGTCGAACGGCATGGAGTTTTTCCCGAGTAAAGGGCCGGTTTAAGGCCCGTACGCGGGAGGGGGAGGGGGTGCCTCCGCAATCGTTACAGTCCGGGTTCGGGCCTGTCCGATTACGGTGGCATTCAAGGGCCAATTCGGCTATGGGCGAGCCTGCGCTAAGCCCCCGAAGAGGCGACGGCAACGATTTTTGAAGGAGGACGTCCATGGTGACGGCTGTGGAGACGGTAAAAGAATTGGCTGCGAACGCCGAGAGCCAGCAGGAGTTGACGGACGGCTTCCATCTGGTCATCGATGCGCTGAAGCTGAACGGCATTGAGACGATCTACGGCGTCCCGGGTATTCCGATCACCGATCTTGGACGTCTGGCGCAGGCGAACGGCATGCGCGTCATCTCGTTCCGCCACGAGCAGAACGCGGGTAACGCGGCTGCCATCGCCGGCTTTCTGACGAAGAAGCCGGGCATCTGCCTGACGGTGTCGGCGCCGGGCTTCCTCAACGGCCTGACGGCTCTGGCTCACGCCACCACAAACTGCTGGCCGATGATCCTGATCTCGGGCTCCTCGGAGCGCGAAGTGGTCGACCTGATGCAGGGCGATTATGAGGAGATGGATCAGCTGGCGATCGCAAAGCCGCTCTGCAAAGCGGCCTATCGCGTTCTGCACGCCGAAGACATCGGCATCGGCGTTGCCCGCGCGATCCGCGCGGCGGTGTCGGGCCGTCCGGGCGGCGTCTATCTCGATCTGCCGGCCAAACTCTTCAGCCAGGTTCTCGAAGCCTCGAAGGGCACTGAGAGCCTTGTGAAGGTGATCGATGCGGCCCCGGCCCAGATCCCGGGCCCCGATGCCGTCAAGCGTGCGATCGATGTGCTGAAGGGCGCAAAGAAGCCTCTCATCATTCTCGGTAAAGGTGCTGCGTATGCGCAGGCCGATGCGGAAGTGCGTACCTTCGTCGAGAAGAGCGGCATTCCCTTCCTGCCGATGTCGATGGCCAAGGGTCTTCTGCCGGACAACCATCCGCAGTCGGCCGGTGCTGCCCGCTCCACCGCTCTTCTGGAATCGGATGTCGTCGTTCTCGTCGGCGCCCGTCTCAACTGGCTGCTCAGCCACGGCAAGGGC
Above is a window of Terrihabitans soli DNA encoding:
- a CDS encoding GntR family transcriptional regulator; protein product: MQQLASPKLHVEPLGVNVSLRVLAYDALKKAIMGMDIYGSEQPIRLDERQLSAELGVSRTPIREAITLLEQEGFVRSVPRRGIFVVRKTKAQILELITVWAALESMSARLAAARASDKDLVQLKRVYGGDESEDDVSEYSEKNVAFHQAIIRLGGNKQIMDLSDNLILHMRAIRAVSIRQEGRFETSRREHAGIIAALEARDGDRAERLVREHTLGLGTHVERHGVFPE
- the oxc gene encoding oxalyl-CoA decarboxylase, which produces MVTAVETVKELAANAESQQELTDGFHLVIDALKLNGIETIYGVPGIPITDLGRLAQANGMRVISFRHEQNAGNAAAIAGFLTKKPGICLTVSAPGFLNGLTALAHATTNCWPMILISGSSEREVVDLMQGDYEEMDQLAIAKPLCKAAYRVLHAEDIGIGVARAIRAAVSGRPGGVYLDLPAKLFSQVLEASKGTESLVKVIDAAPAQIPGPDAVKRAIDVLKGAKKPLIILGKGAAYAQADAEVRTFVEKSGIPFLPMSMAKGLLPDNHPQSAGAARSTALLESDVVVLVGARLNWLLSHGKGKQWGPKGSKKFIQIDIEPKEMDSNIEIAAPLVGDIGSVLNELNKAIDGKWQAPPADWVKTINDKKEQNIAKMASKLGKNSSPMDFHSALGALKQVIKERPDAILVNEGANTLDLARGIIDMYKPRKRLDVGTWGVMGVGMGSAIAAAVETGLPVLAVEGDSAFGFSGMEVETICRYQLPVTIVIFNNNGIYRGIDKDPTGRDPGTTVFVPDARYDKMMEAFGGKGYYATSPDELKRMVDEAMNSKKPALINAVIDPEAGSESGNIGNLNPQSVVGKKKA